GCCTCTGTCATAACTTAAAGCTCCTGCCGTGTCTGCGAACGGGATAAAATAAGCACGGCTCTTAGAACGATTTCGCTCCAGAACGCCGAGTTGTTCCCAGTCCCGGCCTAAACGATTGTCCTTCATTTATGTCTCCATCCTTTCCAAGTGATCTATATTTATCTATCCTTTTATCCCTGTAGTTGCGATTCCGCCGACGATATAGCGCTGAGCAAAGAAAAATACAGCAAGCGGTGGAATGGAGATCAAGCATGTAACGGCCATAATGGATTGCATATCGACGCCATGCATCCCCTTGAACTGAGACAATCCAAGCGTGAGCGTGTATTTCGTCTGATCATTCAGGAAAATGAGTGGACCCAGATAATCATTCCAGCAGCTCATCATTTGGAACACGGCAACAAGAATCAGGGAAGGCCCCATCAGCGGCACGATAATCCGCAATAACACCGTCATTTTTCCGGCACCGTCAATCGTCGCCGCTTCATCGAGATCCCTCGGCAAGGTCATGATGAACTGGCGCAGCAAGAAAATAAAATAAGCGGAGCCGAACCAAGACGGAACGATAAGCGGCTTCAATGTGTTGATCCAGCCCAGGTAGTTGAACTCCATGTATTGTGGAATCATGGTCACTTCCCATGGAATCATCATGGTAGCCAATACGATGAGAAACAGAGTATCCCGTCCCTTAAACTCGAATCTGGCGAACCCGTAAGCCACCAGTGTGCAAGATATCAGCTGTCCAAGCGTAGCCAGCACCGTAACAATCAACGTATTTTTTAAAAACATATTGAAGGGCTGAATGTTCCATGCCTCCGCAAAGTTGCTAAACTGCCATACTTCCGGAAACCATTTTGGAGGAAACAGATAGAGCTCCTGCTGTGACTTCAGCGCTGTTGTTACCGCCCAGAACAGGGGGGCAATGAACAACAAGGAGCAGCATATGAGCATGGCGTACGTGAGCACTTTTTTCATATGGATTGCTCCTTTCTACTGGCGTTAGCCTTTTTGGCTGGCTTTGGCTGGCTCTTTTTCATCTCGCCCTCATAGAACACCCAGGCCTCCGACGATTTAAACACGAGGAACGTCAATGTCAGGATAATCAGGAACATGAACCATGCGTTCGCTGCAGAGTAACCCATTTTAAAGTATTTGAAGGCATTCTCGTACATGTACATTGCGTAAAAATACGTAGCTTTCATCGGTCCTCCGCCCGTGAGCAGGAGAGCGAGAGTTAGCTGCTGGAAGGCAGCAATAATGGAAGTAATCAAGTTAAAAAGAATCGTTGGCGTTATCATCGGTATCGTCACACTAAAAAATTGTCTGATCTTTCCCGCTCCATCTATGGATGCCGACTCATACAAATCCTTGGGGATTCCTTTAAGCCCCGCCAGAAAAATAAGCATCATGGCGCCCTGACCCCAAAGGCTTGCAATGACCATCGCTACCAAAGACCACTTCGTATCGTTCAGCCAGTCAGGTCCTTCGACACCGAACACTGATAAAAAGTAGTTCAGTATTCCATAATCCCCGCTGTACACCCAGGACCAGATCATGGCAAGAGCTACACCAGAAATAACTGACGGCAGGTAGAATGCTGTGCGAAAGATCGCGCTCCCTTTAACTTTCTGGTTCAGCAGCATGGCAAGTCCCAAGGCCACAATGATATTAAGCGGTACGAACAAAGCCGCGAATTTTAAAGTGACCATCAGTGATGTCCAGAACAACGGATCATTAGAGAACATTTCCTTATAATTGTCTATGCCGATAAAGGTCACTTTACCGACAATCGGCCAATCAAAAAACGAAATCACAAGGGAAAATAACAGTGGTCCTAAGGTGAATACAACAAATCCGAATATCCATGGAAAAATAAAGAGGTAGGGCGTAGCCCCACCCCATCTTTGTTTTCCCAATCGTTTCGGGGCGGCTGTCTGCTTTTGTGAGTGGGGCACATGGGTCTCGGCCATCTCCGAACCTTCTTTCTACATGTTATTTCAAATAACGTTCGCTATCCTTAACCGCCTGGTTCAGCACTTCCTGTGCGCTGCTTCCAAACATAACGGACTCCACAGCCGCCGACAGCTGCCGGTTCACTTCATTCCACTTCAGATTCAGCAGGAAAGCCGGCGTATTATCCGAACGCTCCAACATCGTATAATACGGTTTGTACAGCGGGTCCTGATCCTTCTTCAGCTCATTGACCACACTTACCCGGACAGGGAGGTCAGCCACCCGCATTTTAATTGCTTCATCCGACACGTAAAATTTGATGAACTCCCATGCAAGGTCTTTATGTTTGGAATCTTTTGCAATCGACAGCGCGGATTCCGCGAGGATTCCTTTAACAGGCTTGCCGGGGAATGCCGGCATCTCCACGGTACCTACATCAATACCGGCCTCTCTGAAGCCTTCCAGTGGCCAAATTCCGCTTTCCCATATCGCGATCTTCCCGGCTTTGAAAATATCCTCTCCGCTTTGCTGTCCCTTGCCGCCGGTAAGCACGGCAGAGCCGTTCTTGATCATGTCTCCCAGCATCTGAATCGCATCCGCAGTTTCTTTGCTGTTCATAAAGCCTTCAATCGTCTTTCCGTCCTCCGAAACAAAGGAACCTCCGTTACTCCATACCAGTCCTTGAAGATCATACGTATCGTTTTCAGCCCGAACACCAAAGCCGTACTGCTTTTTGGATTTATCCGTCAGCTTCTGAGCGATCTCCTGAAATTCATCCCATGTCCATCCATCTTTCGGATAAGCAATGCCCGCTTCATCGAACAGCTTCTTGTTATAGTAGACCACCCGGGTTGTGAAGCCAGCTGGAATACCGTACAGCTTATCCTCGATCTTCCCGTAGTTGAACAATCCCTGATAAAAATCATCAATATTCAAGTCCTTATCATCGCTTGCATAGCTGTCGAGTGGCTCCAGCGATTGGTGATACGTAGGGAAATCCCACATATACATCACATCCGGTGGATTAGCTGCACCGAAGCCTGCGGCAAGCTTTTGATCGAAACCATCCGCATAGGCTTCAACCTGCACTTTGATTCCCGGATTCTTTTCTTCAAATTTTCTGGCGATTTCCTGCTCGATTTTGAGCGTATCTCCTGAATCCCAGGTAGCAAACCGAAGTGTGGTGGTTTTTGCTGGCGAATCTCCGCCCTTTTCCTTATCCGCATCGGAACTTCCGTTACCCCCGCACGCGGCCAGCATGGTTCCCATTAGTGCCACAATGGATACCAGAGTCATCCATGACATTCTTTTTTTCATATTGTCAGCTCCCCCTAAAGTATTGAGGCCATTATTAATTGAACCGCTTTCATCATAACTCGAATGAAAGCGGTTCAAAACGTGCACCGATATGCAAAATATCGTTATTTTGTTCGAATTGTTAGAGAGGGGTGTTTATTTGTTCAGAATAACTCCTTTTTTTGTTCGGTACGGTATTGGCTTGGCGTCTGACCCGTGCATCGTTTGAACCATTTGCTGAAATATTTACTGTCTCCAAGACTCGTTCGTTCTGCTATTTCCTGCATTGTCAATGTCGTTTCACGCAGCAGACAATAGGCGAGCCGGAGCTTTCGTTTATATTGAAAAGCGACGAAGCTGTCCCCTACCGTTTTTTTGAACAGAATTGAAAAATGGCTGCGGCTTAATCCTACCTTGTGTGCCAGTTCCCCAGCCGACCAGTCCGTTGCCGGGAACTCATGCAGTAAATGAATAGCGTGCCAGATTGGCTCAGGCCAATTTTCGCCCGTCAGTCCGTATATCCGCTCCATCTCGGCTTCCTTATGCAGCAACAGAAATGCTTCCTTCAAATCTTCACAATCCCGGAGAATTCCCTGCACACTCCATTTCAGCTGCCCGCATCCACTCTTGATCTCAACCAGCAGGCTGTCTGCGTCTTCCTTAAGCGATTCAGGAACGGCCCAGTAACATCTGTCTGCACCATACGATATAAGCTTGCCCTCACACATGCTCTGGTCATATATCTCCTGAACCTGAAGAATATCATCCCAATTCCTACCGCACCCCGCAGTCTTGACCAGATAAAGGTATAAGGACTGTCCATCAAACTTCCAGCTACTGCGGCGTAGCTTCTGGATTTCCTCCAAAAACTTATCATTGTGACCATTAAGCCATGCAAAAAGATGCGTCGATAATCGTTCCTCATCTTCAAGACTGGAAACCGGGGCGTCGGCCATTTCCCGCTGGAATTTGCTCAGCATCGCTTCAAGCTCTTCATCCTCAAAAGCTGTTTTCAGTAAATATCCCGAAGCTCCAAGCCGTATTCCCTCTTGGGCATATTCAAAGTCCCGGTGGCAACTGAGCAGAATGATTTTGGTTTCCTCCGCTTCTTCCTTCACTTTACGGGATAGCTCAATTCCATCCATTTCAGGCATGACAATATCCGTAATGACAACCTCGGGACGGTGTTCCAAAAAAGCTTCCCAGGCGACCTGTCCGTTAGCAGCATCGGCCACGACTTCCATCCCGAATCGCTCCCAATCTACTGTCGTGCGTAGTCCTTTGCGTACAATGCTCTCGTCATCTGCAATCAGTACCTTAATTTTTTTTGTACTATTCATCGGAAGACTCCTCTCTCTTAGGCCACCGAATGGTGATAATAGTCCCTTCACCCTTAACCGAATGTACGAATAGTCCGTACATCGGTCCAAAATGCAGCTTGAATTTCTGGTCGGCATTCCGCACCCCAAGTCCGCCGCGACCACTACGTTTCTCGCCATGCAAGAATAACTTCGCCAGCTTTTCCTCCGTAATTCCTGCCCCATTATCCTGTAGCGTAAGCAGAAGATCTCCCTGCTTCTCGGTGATCTTCATATTAATTTCCCCTTTGCCATCTACAAAAGCATGGAAAAAAATATTTTCGAACAGCGGTTGCAGCGTCATGCGCGGTATGACATATTGACGGAGCGATTGTTCACAATCCAGCTTATAACGGAAAACGTCCCCGTACCTTATTTCCTGGATTTTTAGAAAGTGCTCAATCATGCGCAGCTCCCTCCCCACAGTAACCAGCTCCTGAGAAATGTCCAGATTACCCTCTAGCACCATGGTTAGATGGTACAGCATCTGCCGGATATCCTCAGCCCCTTCCAGCCGGGCTTTCCACTGTATGGAGTTCAGCGTATTGAACAGCAGATGTGGGTTGATCTGATAATGAAAGGCCCGAAGCTCCGCTTCCTTCTTAAGCCTCTCGCTTTGCTCCACTTCACCGATCAGCGATTGAACCCCCGTAACCATCCGGTTAAAGCTAATGTCCAAGCTGCCAAGCTCATCCTTGCCCTCAATCGGCGTTCGGGTATCGAGCTTGCCGAAGCTGACCTTTTGCATGGAATCCTTCAGTCTTCTTATCCTGGAGGTGAAACGGGAGGAGAACAAATAGGCGATTCCGAAAGCGAGCAGGCAGGAAATGATAGCGACCACCATCGTATTAGCTCGGATGACACCCGAGGACTGATAGAAAGCTTTCGCCGGAATTCTTGCTTCCATGGTCCATTGATTTACGGCAAGCGTCCGTGTCCATGTAATATCACTTTCTTTAGGATCATAGGCCGAATCTGTCTCATAAACCACGGTCCCATCAGGAGATTTAATGAGCAGATGGGCATGGGTATCTGCCTCAAACTTTTTAAACATATGTAGCAGTTCCTCGGCATTTTCCTCAATCAGAATAATACTGCCGTTCTGGGCTTTGTTTGGATGATGGATCGGTACGGCTAAACCGATGACAGGTACACCAGGTTCACCGCTCTCTATCGCATGATCTTGCTTGTAAAATCCGAGCCAATAGGTTCCGGTGTACGTCTCAGGTCTCTTTTTCCATAAAGGTATATTGTCAAGCTTGGCAACATCCAGATTGTTCTCCCCGTAATAGTAGCCCGACGTTGTAATAATGTAGATGCCGGCGGTCGAATGAGTCCGAAGAGATTTCAATAGGGATTCAAAATCGTTCTTCTCCACAATTTCACTATAAGTTGAAGGCGCCCGGTTACCGATCCCCGTGTGGGCAGGATCCAGCAAATAGGAATAAATGGTTTCCGCCGTCTGCTTCATCCGATTTAACGTTGAACTGGTTTGCTGCTCCAACTGCGCTACCGCATTATCTCCGTATTTGCCAAACTGAGAGTTAATCACACGGGCGGATTGATAATATGACAGACCGCCAAGCGAAAACAGCGGTATAAGTGTAACGATTAAAAAACTGGAAAGCAGCTTGGTTCGTATGCTGTGGTATGTGCCGGAGAAGATCCTGTCGGAAAACTTTTTAGTTCGTTGAAGATGAAGCTTCATGGTTACACTCCCCGCTGTCCTAACTTATTTATCCATCATAGCATGGTCTCTTTACTTCCTTGACCATTACCGCCTCAGGTTTGTTAACGCTTTCATTATAAACACCAAAAAGTCGGTTGTAATTAGGCGCCAACTGGAAAACAGGAAAAGCACCTCTCCTGCAAGGCGAAAAAACGCCTGCAGAAGAAGTGCATCTCCATTATGGTCAAATTGTATATTCATGTCCAAGAATCAAGAACACGCTTGAAGTCCAGGTGAAGGCTCTGTCCCGAAGCCCCGCTCCGGTCACAGCATCAAAATTTTCAGCCATGCCGCTGAGACTGAGCATACGGCAGAAACGATCCGAAACCTCTCTCGCGAGTTCCAAGTCACCGGCCGCAGCTACTCCTTCGACAAGCAGCATCGTGGATGGTGCCCAGATCGGCCCCCGCCAATAGCCATCAGGTTTATAATAACGGCTGTTTACACTCTCAGTTGCCCAGCCGTTATCTGTCAAGAACCGGTTCTCGTCCTTAAGTCCTTCTAGAAGGGCGGTTCGTATATGCTCCGGCAATCGACGCCCCAGTAAGATCGGCACGAACAGCAGCAGGCTGTCTCCTTCCGACACCTCATGAGTTCCTGAACGGCAGGCTATGAATCTGCCGTCTTTCCAAAAATGTCTGATCATGTCCTCAAGCGTATCGTCAGCTTTCTGTCTCCACGCTTTGGACTCTTCCGACAGGCCAAGCAATCCGGCGATTTCGGCCAGAATCTCCATCTGAAGAATAAGAAAGGAAGCAAGATCAGGGCTTTCTACAGGGATACCGTTATTAAACGCCGTGCTGTTGTCCCATCCCGAATCATTGCCGTGGTTATACTGTGGAATTCCGTCGCCGTCACTATCCCGATAAGTGAACCACCACCGCGTCCATTTGGATAAGGGGCCATAGACTTCGCGAAGCTGCGGCTCCTTAATAAAATCAGTCCGACTCATCATCCAAGACAAGGTCCAACCGTGAATCGGTGGTTTGTTGCAGTTCCAAAGCTCGTATTTATCATTTACAAAATCGGGAATCAAACCACTCTCATCCTGCCGATCAAAAAATATCATGAATTGATCCCAGGCCAACTCCGGGTTGTGGCGGACGAGTGCCATTGCATTAAAACAGTTGTCCCAGCTCCATATGTTGGTCATCCAGTTTTTCGACATGTACATTGCAGGACGGGTCAAGCAGCCTTCGGCTGGAACAAGGCAGGACCAGGTGATATAAGCTGCCAGTTCCCTGCCTTCCTGCCAGCGATCGGGTACGGTGAGGGTATTTTTCAGCCAGCCTGCATAATCCTGTTGGACCTTTTGGATGGCATCGTCAAAGGCTTCCCATTCGATCCTGGGCTCCTTAACCGTAATAAACTCCTCCACGGCGAACTCTACTATATTGGTCCCGGCTTCTACGGTGAACTCCGCCGCAACGCGTGAACTTTTAATTTCGTTCCATTCGACTTCCATGTTCATTAGACCTGAAAGCCGAGTAAGCATAAACCGGCAGCCATGCGTAAAACTGTTCACTTCCCAGCTGTTTTGATCTGCTTCATAAGCATAATCATAAGCTGCCGGGAAGAAAGTAAGCCGTATACCGCATCCTTCCGAACGGAACCTTACGGTTCGAGAATCTGGTATGCAAATTTCGGCGTGCATATCCGGATCAGAACATATTAACCTGATAATTTCAGGTGAAGCCTGCGGTTCAAATGAAACCGGCTCGTTCTGCCGGCCCAACAGCTCAATAAGAAATGCCTCGCCAAACTTGTCATCCCCTCCGCGGACAGAACGCAGGTAAAGCCCCTTTTCCCGGTCCTTTCCTTCAGGCAGGAGGGAAACCGCCAGAAAGGATTCTCTTCTGCTAAAAGGTACGATATTCAGATCAAAATTCATAAGCCGTCTCCTTCACTGAGGTATCGCTTTCATTGTAAGCCCTCTCATGAAGGAATAGGAACGGCATGATGTTTTATGGGAGAAGGAATATTGTTAGCAGCACTCTTGAAGGAAAGGTGGAGGTGTCATTTTGTTAGGCAGATGGTGGTAATTTATCAGATTCGTGGTCTTGTGCCGAACAAGTTCCCGTCAAACTCCGGTTCCTTTTCATATTTAATATATGTCACCGAGTGATTCTTGAAGGAATAGGCTAATGTATCTGATGTGAAATGGAGCGAATATGATGACCTACTATGAACCGCCGGTCGAAATCCGGACTCTTACCTATAGTGCTCCCGGTACCGTCATTCAGTACCCGCAGGTAACCGGGCTTGCCAACCGTCAAGCCGAGGAGAGGATTAACCGGGCAATTATCCTTCAGATTCAAGAAATGCAGCGCATCCAGCAGGGTGTACAGACGGGTACGAACCCGGAAACAACCGGACATTTTGAGATCAAAACGAATGAGAGAGGCCTTCTCAGTCTTCTGCTGAGTAATTATACTTACTCTATACCGATGGCCCATGGTTACACAGTTGCCAAAGCGCTGACCTTCTCTACCCGAACAGGTCAATCGTATAACCTGTCCGACTTGTTCCGTCCGGGGTCAAACTATTTGGCCTTCTTGACTGCTGATGTTAATCGGCAGATCAAAGAACGGAACATTCCTACCTTAGAAGGAAACGTCATTGCCGTCCAGCCCAGCCAGGATTTTTATCTGGCCGACAAATCGCTTGTTATCTTTTATCCACTCTATGCAATTACCCCTTACTATGTTGGATTTCCGATGTTCCCGATCTCGGTGTACTCCCTCCAGAGTATTGCTGCCGAGAACGGCCCGCTCATGATTTTGGCTGCCGCTGTTGTATAAATGAAAGGGGATGTCTCAGGTCAACGGGCCTTTCGAACAAAAAATAAACCAGACCCTTCGGGGTCTGGTTTATTGAGTTTCGCTTATACGATCTTTTTACACCATGATTTTGCAAATATCGTTCGTGAACTCTACCGGGTCTGAAACCGGCAAACCTTCGATTAGCAGCGCCTGATTGTACAGCAGGTTGGTGTACAGCGCCAATTTCTCCTGATCACCTTGATGGGCGTCTTTCAATGACTTGAACACCTCATGGTTCATGTTAATTTCCAGCACTTTGTCCGCTTTAACGTCCTGTCCGTTCGGCATCGCCTTCAGGATTTTTTCCATTTCAATGGTTAGATCGCCTTCAGCAGTCAGACATACCGGATGGGATTTCAGACGCTTGGATGCTCTGACACTCTTCACCTTGCCGC
Above is a window of Paenibacillus uliginis N3/975 DNA encoding:
- a CDS encoding carbohydrate ABC transporter permease; its protein translation is MKKVLTYAMLICCSLLFIAPLFWAVTTALKSQQELYLFPPKWFPEVWQFSNFAEAWNIQPFNMFLKNTLIVTVLATLGQLISCTLVAYGFARFEFKGRDTLFLIVLATMMIPWEVTMIPQYMEFNYLGWINTLKPLIVPSWFGSAYFIFLLRQFIMTLPRDLDEAATIDGAGKMTVLLRIIVPLMGPSLILVAVFQMMSCWNDYLGPLIFLNDQTKYTLTLGLSQFKGMHGVDMQSIMAVTCLISIPPLAVFFFAQRYIVGGIATTGIKG
- a CDS encoding carbohydrate ABC transporter permease; this encodes MAETHVPHSQKQTAAPKRLGKQRWGGATPYLFIFPWIFGFVVFTLGPLLFSLVISFFDWPIVGKVTFIGIDNYKEMFSNDPLFWTSLMVTLKFAALFVPLNIIVALGLAMLLNQKVKGSAIFRTAFYLPSVISGVALAMIWSWVYSGDYGILNYFLSVFGVEGPDWLNDTKWSLVAMVIASLWGQGAMMLIFLAGLKGIPKDLYESASIDGAGKIRQFFSVTIPMITPTILFNLITSIIAAFQQLTLALLLTGGGPMKATYFYAMYMYENAFKYFKMGYSAANAWFMFLIILTLTFLVFKSSEAWVFYEGEMKKSQPKPAKKANASRKEQSI
- a CDS encoding ABC transporter substrate-binding protein → MKKRMSWMTLVSIVALMGTMLAACGGNGSSDADKEKGGDSPAKTTTLRFATWDSGDTLKIEQEIARKFEEKNPGIKVQVEAYADGFDQKLAAGFGAANPPDVMYMWDFPTYHQSLEPLDSYASDDKDLNIDDFYQGLFNYGKIEDKLYGIPAGFTTRVVYYNKKLFDEAGIAYPKDGWTWDEFQEIAQKLTDKSKKQYGFGVRAENDTYDLQGLVWSNGGSFVSEDGKTIEGFMNSKETADAIQMLGDMIKNGSAVLTGGKGQQSGEDIFKAGKIAIWESGIWPLEGFREAGIDVGTVEMPAFPGKPVKGILAESALSIAKDSKHKDLAWEFIKFYVSDEAIKMRVADLPVRVSVVNELKKDQDPLYKPYYTMLERSDNTPAFLLNLKWNEVNRQLSAAVESVMFGSSAQEVLNQAVKDSERYLK
- a CDS encoding response regulator transcription factor, which produces MNSTKKIKVLIADDESIVRKGLRTTVDWERFGMEVVADAANGQVAWEAFLEHRPEVVITDIVMPEMDGIELSRKVKEEAEETKIILLSCHRDFEYAQEGIRLGASGYLLKTAFEDEELEAMLSKFQREMADAPVSSLEDEERLSTHLFAWLNGHNDKFLEEIQKLRRSSWKFDGQSLYLYLVKTAGCGRNWDDILQVQEIYDQSMCEGKLISYGADRCYWAVPESLKEDADSLLVEIKSGCGQLKWSVQGILRDCEDLKEAFLLLHKEAEMERIYGLTGENWPEPIWHAIHLLHEFPATDWSAGELAHKVGLSRSHFSILFKKTVGDSFVAFQYKRKLRLAYCLLRETTLTMQEIAERTSLGDSKYFSKWFKRCTGQTPSQYRTEQKKELF
- a CDS encoding cache domain-containing sensor histidine kinase; the encoded protein is MKLHLQRTKKFSDRIFSGTYHSIRTKLLSSFLIVTLIPLFSLGGLSYYQSARVINSQFGKYGDNAVAQLEQQTSSTLNRMKQTAETIYSYLLDPAHTGIGNRAPSTYSEIVEKNDFESLLKSLRTHSTAGIYIITTSGYYYGENNLDVAKLDNIPLWKKRPETYTGTYWLGFYKQDHAIESGEPGVPVIGLAVPIHHPNKAQNGSIILIEENAEELLHMFKKFEADTHAHLLIKSPDGTVVYETDSAYDPKESDITWTRTLAVNQWTMEARIPAKAFYQSSGVIRANTMVVAIISCLLAFGIAYLFSSRFTSRIRRLKDSMQKVSFGKLDTRTPIEGKDELGSLDISFNRMVTGVQSLIGEVEQSERLKKEAELRAFHYQINPHLLFNTLNSIQWKARLEGAEDIRQMLYHLTMVLEGNLDISQELVTVGRELRMIEHFLKIQEIRYGDVFRYKLDCEQSLRQYVIPRMTLQPLFENIFFHAFVDGKGEINMKITEKQGDLLLTLQDNGAGITEEKLAKLFLHGEKRSGRGGLGVRNADQKFKLHFGPMYGLFVHSVKGEGTIITIRWPKREESSDE
- a CDS encoding amylo-alpha-1,6-glucosidase gives rise to the protein MNFDLNIVPFSRRESFLAVSLLPEGKDREKGLYLRSVRGGDDKFGEAFLIELLGRQNEPVSFEPQASPEIIRLICSDPDMHAEICIPDSRTVRFRSEGCGIRLTFFPAAYDYAYEADQNSWEVNSFTHGCRFMLTRLSGLMNMEVEWNEIKSSRVAAEFTVEAGTNIVEFAVEEFITVKEPRIEWEAFDDAIQKVQQDYAGWLKNTLTVPDRWQEGRELAAYITWSCLVPAEGCLTRPAMYMSKNWMTNIWSWDNCFNAMALVRHNPELAWDQFMIFFDRQDESGLIPDFVNDKYELWNCNKPPIHGWTLSWMMSRTDFIKEPQLREVYGPLSKWTRWWFTYRDSDGDGIPQYNHGNDSGWDNSTAFNNGIPVESPDLASFLILQMEILAEIAGLLGLSEESKAWRQKADDTLEDMIRHFWKDGRFIACRSGTHEVSEGDSLLLFVPILLGRRLPEHIRTALLEGLKDENRFLTDNGWATESVNSRYYKPDGYWRGPIWAPSTMLLVEGVAAAGDLELAREVSDRFCRMLSLSGMAENFDAVTGAGLRDRAFTWTSSVFLILGHEYTI
- a CDS encoding DUF3298 and DUF4163 domain-containing protein, with translation MTYYEPPVEIRTLTYSAPGTVIQYPQVTGLANRQAEERINRAIILQIQEMQRIQQGVQTGTNPETTGHFEIKTNERGLLSLLLSNYTYSIPMAHGYTVAKALTFSTRTGQSYNLSDLFRPGSNYLAFLTADVNRQIKERNIPTLEGNVIAVQPSQDFYLADKSLVIFYPLYAITPYYVGFPMFPISVYSLQSIAAENGPLMILAAAVV